In Rhodospirillaceae bacterium, a single genomic region encodes these proteins:
- a CDS encoding 1-acyl-sn-glycerol-3-phosphate acyltransferase, which produces MTETVEIPVWLLLIIAALAVLAALDDVLLPTARWYLRRHVNKVIDDVNDRLRLELPTFQITKRRVLIDRLIYDPEVMKTVGEVAAERGVSRDSLTTEVSRIAREMVPAFNAYFYFRLGYRCARWLLRAFYRVRLAYAHEQTMADIPPDTAVVFFINHRSNADYLLVTYLASGSVALSYGAGEWARVWPFRSLLRLAGAYILRRKTDDPLYRKVLERYVQMATEACVPHAIFAEGKLSRDGAINPPKLGMLGYITKTFDPAGPYDIMFIPVATNFDRVAEERTLVANPDTDFRGRGGRFLMSGTARFVLKLAWRKMQGRSAGFGVACANFGEPLSLRAWSDERGVDLSRLEREPFFSAIEELGAELTDRITDVVPVLAVPLVSLILTEADGPLEAEEIKGRALRWLNDVRELGAHIGLREGSEAAEIEAAVKRMRKRRLIAEQSGGGLAPIAAERALLTYYAASIVQVRAQLQRKLSGPE; this is translated from the coding sequence ATGACGGAGACGGTCGAGATACCGGTCTGGCTGTTGCTCATTATCGCGGCATTGGCGGTGCTGGCGGCGCTCGACGATGTTCTGTTGCCCACCGCGCGCTGGTATCTGCGCCGCCATGTCAACAAGGTGATCGACGACGTCAATGACAGGCTGCGGCTGGAGCTGCCGACCTTCCAGATCACCAAGCGCCGGGTGCTGATCGACCGGCTGATCTACGATCCGGAGGTGATGAAGACGGTCGGCGAAGTCGCCGCCGAGCGCGGCGTATCGCGCGACAGCCTGACGACCGAGGTTTCCAGGATCGCCCGGGAGATGGTGCCGGCGTTCAACGCCTATTTCTATTTCCGGCTGGGCTACCGCTGCGCGCGCTGGCTGCTGCGCGCCTTCTACCGGGTCCGCCTGGCCTATGCCCACGAGCAGACGATGGCCGACATCCCGCCCGATACCGCAGTCGTGTTCTTCATCAACCACCGCAGCAACGCCGATTACCTGCTGGTGACCTATCTCGCCTCGGGCAGCGTCGCCCTGTCCTACGGCGCCGGCGAGTGGGCGCGGGTGTGGCCGTTCCGCAGCCTGCTGCGCCTGGCCGGCGCCTATATCCTGCGCCGCAAGACCGACGATCCGCTCTACCGCAAGGTGCTCGAGCGCTATGTCCAGATGGCAACCGAGGCCTGCGTGCCGCACGCCATTTTCGCCGAGGGCAAACTCTCGCGCGACGGCGCCATCAATCCGCCCAAGCTGGGAATGCTCGGATACATCACCAAGACCTTCGACCCCGCGGGGCCCTACGACATCATGTTCATTCCCGTCGCCACCAACTTCGACCGGGTGGCCGAGGAACGGACCCTCGTGGCCAATCCGGACACGGATTTTCGCGGCCGGGGCGGGCGATTCCTGATGAGCGGCACGGCCAGGTTCGTACTCAAGCTGGCCTGGCGGAAAATGCAGGGGCGGTCGGCCGGATTCGGCGTCGCCTGCGCCAATTTCGGCGAACCGCTCTCGCTCCGGGCCTGGTCGGACGAGCGCGGCGTCGATCTTTCCCGGCTGGAACGCGAGCCGTTCTTTTCCGCCATCGAAGAGCTCGGCGCGGAACTGACCGACCGGATTACCGATGTCGTGCCGGTGCTCGCGGTGCCTCTGGTCTCGCTGATCCTGACCGAGGCGGACGGGCCGCTGGAAGCGGAGGAGATAAAAGGTCGCGCATTGCGCTGGCTCAATGACGTCCGTGAACTGGGCGCCCATATCGGCCTCAGGGAAGGCAGCGAAGCCGCCGAAATCGAGGCAGCGGTGAAACGCATGCGCAAGCGCAGACTGATCGCGGAGCAGAGCGGCGGCGGGCTGGCCCCGATCGCAGCCGAACGCGCGCTGCTGACCTACTATGCCGCCTCCATCGTGCAGGTGCGTGCGCAACTCCAGCGGAAGCTGTCCGGCCCTGAGTAG